DNA from Funiculus sociatus GB2-C1:
CTGGAGGCTTTGGGCATCTGGGTCATTATCGCCCGTTACATGGACGATCCAGGCACCAGCATCCAACCACGCGATCGCACACTGGCGCACTAATTGATTGACTGCGACAGCGCCTTGTGAGCCTCCGACAACGGCAATTAAAGGCACGTTTTCCGGAATTGGCAGATCGAGCTTTTGCTGGGTGCGGAACTGGGCGCGAACTGGAGTGCCTGTGTATGCTGTTCCGGTGCGGGGTAGATAATGCGCTCCATATTCAAATCCTAAAGCGACGCTAGTACACCATCCACTCAGCCAGCGAGTTACTTTGCCGGGGAGGGCGTTGGATTCGTGGAGGATAACTGGCACTCCAAGCGATCGCGCAGCAATAATCGCTGGTGCGGCAATATAACCGCCAGTGCTGAATACGCCTTGAAAATTCTTTTCTTTAATTATCTGTCGCACCTCGCGGATGGAACTGCTAAGGCGCAGCAAAATTCCCAGTGTCCCCAATCCGAAGCGTTCCTGAAAGCCTTCTATAGCTATGGTATTGAGGGGATATTGAGCAGGAACCAACTGGTTTTCCAGGCGGTTAGGGACACCAAGCCACTCAATTTGGTAGTCTGGCAGTTGTTCGGCTAGAGCAAGTGCGGGAAATAGATGCCCCCCAGTACCACTCGCGGCTATTAGCAATTTTTTCAGTTCATTTGCCAAAGTTTCTTTCTCCTACTGGCTGTCCTGGCGCGGATAAGATCAAAAATTAGTTGTAAGTTAGCTTTGGAGAGTAGCCAGGATTTCTACTCCCTGCACGTTGCTCAATATCCGTTTCCTTTATCCCACTATTCAAACACGTCCCCGATGCCTAACTCGATAACTCTTTCTAACAACTTTCGACTCTCTATGGTTAAGCAAAAGTTGAAAATTTTTGCTTTTATACTTTTTACGCTTTCGGTGCTTCATCCTGCTACCGTCCGCGCCGCTAGTCCAGAAACAGCACCCGCTGAGCTAAAAAATGCTCTAGCGCAAATTGATGCTGCTGCCAATCGCCAGGATGTGAAGACGGTGATGCAGTTCTATAGCCAGAATTTTACCCATTCTGACGGCTTAAATCGCCAAAGTATGCAACAGAGTTTATCTCAAATCTGGCAGCGCTACCCAAAACTGAACTACCGGACAGAACTCACATCTTGGGAAGCGAAGGGAGATGAGATTGTGGCCGAGACGGTGACTACTATCACTGGTGCAGGGAAAGTGGATGGCAAAGATACGAAAATTGAGTCTACTGTGCGATCGCGCCAGCGTTTTCAAAATCAAAAAATTGTCCAGCAGGAAATCTTAGCAGAACGCACTCAGATGACGACTGGCGCAAAGCCTCCCACGGTGAATATGAAGTTGCCAGAGCAGGTACGTGTTGGTCAGTCTTATAATTTGGATGCTGTTGTGCAGGAACCTCTGGGCGACGATCTTATGCTGGGAGCAGCCGTGGAGGAACCTGTCAAGGCGGAGCGCTTTGTCAAACCTGCGCCTGTGGATTTAGAGTTACTATCCTCTGGTGGGATTTTTAAAGTAGGTCGCGCGCCCCTTTCTCAAGGTAACTACTGGGTGTCAACGGTCTTAATCCGGGAGGAAGGCACCACAATGGTAACTCAGCGCCTGCGAGTTGTAGAAGGCAACGCGGGAACTAAATAATCTCTTCGTTCCTACTCTCCCGCCTGGGAACGCAGTATGAGAGGCTCCCGCCTGTAGTGCTATCGGTAAAAGCAGGTGGGAGCCTCCTGAATTGCATTCCCAAGCCCAGCCTGGGAACGAGATAACCAAAATCTAAAATTCTATGGTTTCAATCAAAGACCAAATTGTGTTAATTACAGGCGCTAGTAGTGGCATTGGTGCTGCTTGTGCCAAAATATTTGCTGAAGCTGGTGCCAAACTAATTTTGGTGGCTCGACGGCAAGAGCGGTTAGAAGAACTTGCACAGATGTTGAAGGGAACTGCTGTGCATTTGTTACCTCTGGATGTGCGCGATCGCGTTTCTGTTGAATCTGCTTGTTCTTCCCTACCCGCCGACTGGTCTAATGTAGACATTTTGATTAACAATGCGGGCTTAAGTCGCGGTTTAAATAAACTTCATGAAGGCAGCATTCAAGATTGGGAAGAAATGCTCGACACCAACATCAAAGGTTTACTATACTGTACCCGATTCCTCGTACCAGGAATGGTTAATCGTGGGCGGGGTCATGTAGTAAATCTTGGCTCGATTGCTGGACATCAAACTTATCCAGGCGGTAATGTTTATTGTGCCTCTAAAGCCGCCGTAAAAGCAATTTCTGAAGGCTTGAAACAAGACCTTTTGGGAACGCCAGTGCGCGTAACTTCTGTAGATCCTGGTTTAGTCGAAACTGAATTTAGTAATGTCCGTTTTCACGGTGATACTGACCGAGCTAAAAAAGTTTATCAAGGATTAACACCTTTGACACCAGAAGACATTGCGGACGTGATATTTTTCTGCGTCACTAGACCCGCCCACGTTAATATTAGCGAGATACTTTTAGTGCCAACAGATCAAGCTACTGCCACTTTAGTTAATCGAATTTAAAACCTAATATGGTTAACTTAGGGCTAAAAATATAAAACCAGCGTAGGTTTCTAGGGAACTTCAGCCAACTATTCTAAACATTTGTTGGGTTGAACGATAGTGAAACCCAACACTTTTAACTGCATCTGAGCCTAACTTATGATACACTAGAAGAGTTGTCTCAATTCGCACATCCAGGGTTTCGGGTGTTTCCGCAGGAAATACGTCTGGATGGAGGATTAACCCGAAAGGAGAAAAAAATATGTCAGTCGTCTCTTTGGCTCAAATGATGGAGTCGGGAGTTCACTTTGGGCATCAGACCCGACGGTGGAACCCGAAAATGTCTCCATATATCTACACTTCCCGCAATGGTGTCCACATCATCGACTTGGTGCAGACAGCGCATTTGATGGAAGATGCTTATAACTATATGCGTTCGGAAGCCGAGAAGGGCAAGAAGTTTCTCTTCATTGGTACCAAGCGTCAAGCTGCGGGTATTGTGGCACAA
Protein-coding regions in this window:
- the murG gene encoding undecaprenyldiphospho-muramoylpentapeptide beta-N-acetylglucosaminyltransferase produces the protein MANELKKLLIAASGTGGHLFPALALAEQLPDYQIEWLGVPNRLENQLVPAQYPLNTIAIEGFQERFGLGTLGILLRLSSSIREVRQIIKEKNFQGVFSTGGYIAAPAIIAARSLGVPVILHESNALPGKVTRWLSGWCTSVALGFEYGAHYLPRTGTAYTGTPVRAQFRTQQKLDLPIPENVPLIAVVGGSQGAVAVNQLVRQCAIAWLDAGAWIVHVTGDNDPDAQSLQHPQYFAMPFYDNMAALFQRTNLAISRAGAGTLTELAVTHTPAILIPYPYAAEDHQVYNAAIFDSAGAGLVFRQAELTPELLQSKVLNLLHSPDLLQQMAQKAGKLGFPDSAERLADLVRQTL
- a CDS encoding nuclear transport factor 2 family protein, whose product is MPNSITLSNNFRLSMVKQKLKIFAFILFTLSVLHPATVRAASPETAPAELKNALAQIDAAANRQDVKTVMQFYSQNFTHSDGLNRQSMQQSLSQIWQRYPKLNYRTELTSWEAKGDEIVAETVTTITGAGKVDGKDTKIESTVRSRQRFQNQKIVQQEILAERTQMTTGAKPPTVNMKLPEQVRVGQSYNLDAVVQEPLGDDLMLGAAVEEPVKAERFVKPAPVDLELLSSGGIFKVGRAPLSQGNYWVSTVLIREEGTTMVTQRLRVVEGNAGTK
- a CDS encoding SDR family oxidoreductase; the protein is MVSIKDQIVLITGASSGIGAACAKIFAEAGAKLILVARRQERLEELAQMLKGTAVHLLPLDVRDRVSVESACSSLPADWSNVDILINNAGLSRGLNKLHEGSIQDWEEMLDTNIKGLLYCTRFLVPGMVNRGRGHVVNLGSIAGHQTYPGGNVYCASKAAVKAISEGLKQDLLGTPVRVTSVDPGLVETEFSNVRFHGDTDRAKKVYQGLTPLTPEDIADVIFFCVTRPAHVNISEILLVPTDQATATLVNRI